One stretch of Clavelina lepadiformis chromosome 6, kaClaLepa1.1, whole genome shotgun sequence DNA includes these proteins:
- the LOC143461677 gene encoding cell cycle checkpoint protein RAD1-like, whose product MVLLTQNEEERYAFNANMNNARNLSHILKAIHFKDTATVFVTENGMKVTVEDAKCIQANAFIQAQVFQDYIIREDSITFCINLDILQECLSIFGSNPPSVTAMRMMYNGYGTPLVITLEEDGAVTGCSIKTQEPDQTLDFEFSAANVINKVIMKAECLKEAFNELDVTSEVLQITMSPDHPFFRLSTFGTLGQSHHDIPNTSDMVEFFECNQTQSNRYRLSLLKPSVKAVNLATKVCVRMDHRGFLSLQYMIKNENGQICFVEYYCCPDEELENNDNQF is encoded by the coding sequence ATGGTTTTGCTAACTCAAAATGAAGAGGAAAGGTATGCCTTCAATGCAAACATGAATAATGCGAGAAATTTGTCACATATTTTGAAAGCAATTCATTTCAAAGACACTGCCACCGTGTTTGTTACTGAAAATGGAATGAAGGTTACCGTTGAAGATGCTAAATGCATTCAAGCCAATGCATTTATTCAAGCccaagtttttcaagattaTATTATTCGTGAAGATTCCATTACATTCTGTATTAATCTTGACATCTTGCAAGAATGTTTGAGCATATTTGGAAGCAACCCACCATCAGTTACTGCCATGAGAATGATGTATAACGGTTACGGAACTCCTCTTGTAATAACTCTTGAAGAAGATGGTGCTGTAACTGGCTGTAGTATTAAAACGCAGGAACCAGATCAAACACTGGACTTTGAGTTTTCCGCAGCAAATGTAATTAACAAAGTCATTATGAAAGCTGAATGTTTGAAAGAAGCATTTAATGAATTAGATGTGACAAGtgaagttttgcaaataaccATGTCTCCAGATCATCCTTTTTTTAGGTTGTCTACGTTCGGAACACTTGGCCAGTCACATCATGATATCCCAAACACATCTGACATGGTTGAGTTTTTTGAATGTAATCAAACTCAGTCAAACCGATACAGGCTAAGTCTCTTGAAACCTTCAGTCAAAGCTGTAAATCTTGCTACAAAAGTTTGTGTAAGAATGGACCATCGTGGTTTCCTATCCCTGCAGTATATGATTAAGAATGAAAATGGCcagatttgttttgttgaataTTATTGCTGCCCTGATGAAGAGCTTGAAAATAATGATAATCAGTTTTGA
- the LOC143461901 gene encoding nicotinamide/nicotinic acid mononucleotide adenylyltransferase 3-like produces the protein MSCCRLSSQLVTLSEYQHLFNYLLKRYRSRNFYAPQQIFQSRITEQKSVMSICKDRNMNVVNDINFSNINHNQNEKQDVYLVACGSFNPITFKHLRMFEVVRDFLHAHYSQISVKGGFLSPVSDGYGKAELVDGAHRRAMCLAATENSSWIQVLTWESEKETWTSTVDVLAHYEKLLNENRDRPARIMLLCGADILQSFVIKDLWLENDIRKIVQKHGLVVVSRPSYDPHVVIENSGLLSDLKDDILVVSELVEDNISSTIIRAAIRQKQSVKYLIPDSVIDYIFEHNLYFVRPPTLVKELAPFEIHRKLQT, from the coding sequence ATGAGCTGCTGCCGCTTATCAAGCCAACTAGTAACTTTATCAGAATACCAACATTTGTTTAACTATCTTTTAAAAAGATACAGATCCAGAAATTTTTATGCACCACAACAGATTTTTCAAAGTAGGATTACTGAGCAAAAATCTGTGATGTCTATATGTAAAGACAGAAATATGAATGTTGTAAATGACATAAACTTTTCCAATATTAATCATAACCAAAATGAAAAGCAGGATGTGTATTTGGTAGCTTGTGGCTCATTTAATCCAATTACATTCAAGCATTTAAGAATGTTTGAAGTAGTCAGAGATTTTCTCCATGCACATTATTCACAAATATCAGTTAAAGGTGGTTTCCTGTCTCCAGTTTCTGATGGCTATGGAAAAGCAGAACTTGTGGATGGAGCCCACAGAAGAGCTATGTGTTTAGCGGCTACAGAAAATAGCTCTTGGATTCAAGTGTTAACATGGGAATCTGAAAAGGAAACTTGGACATCAACAGTAGATGTCTTAGCACATTAcgaaaaacttctaaatgaGAACAGAGACAGACCTGCTCGAATTATGCTTTTGTGCGGGGCAGACATTTTGCAGTCTTTTGTTATAAAGGATCTTTGGCTGGAAAACGACATAAGGAAAATTGTTCAGAAGCATGGTCTGGTAGTTGTAAGTAGACCTTCTTATGATCCACATGTAGTGATTGAAAATTCGGGGTTATTGTCTGATCTTAAAGATGATATACTGGTTGTTTCCGAATTGGTAGAAGATAACATTAGCTCTACCATAATCCGAGCGGCAATACGTCAGAAACAAAGTGTGAAATACTTGATACCTGACTCAGTAATTGATTATATATTTGAACACAATCTATATTTCGTACGACCGCCAACACTAGTAAAGGAACTGGCACCGTTTGAAATACACAGGAAACTGCAAACATAA
- the LOC143461900 gene encoding uncharacterized protein LOC143461900, protein MDTEPIQTGENQSVAWVVENNHLQSNCSKTQNNLPAVETTNSFVFPCVPSKNKYVLEENIKPRICAISSPYSCACNPVESNFETLSQGCSSPESGFGSEHQYSPYNVQNHSTDATYHENKEKHKDINEENFNTPPREDLQIICVKSLALSSKLEIPNASAASVLNRRTDETKPEVSVTIETPLENCKRLCIRVQGGKRVLNLNSNFIGDKSKSEEIYKNHASFTNLQGHTVPFSGLPALVHRHVLLSLSHHAAKTFVLDLLSADTENISSYPEKPLVSTIPSLTKPTNTAGAEAVRKSSRLRRCKTEPNFVSKISVKVASKEIDTSGSKSLDVISPDAIAADNVIATKRCRFSSSATTSTTTCTENVQLVPKSPNEKLDRIKRLKEILRKREEDLEKMRKNCGFIS, encoded by the coding sequence ATGGATACAGAGCCAATTCAGACTGGAGAAAATCAGTCAGTTGCATGGGTAGTAGAAAATAATCACTTGCAAAGCAATTGTTCTAAAACTCAAAATAACTTGCCTGCTGTGGAAACAACAAATAGTTTTGTCTTTCCATGTgtgccatcaaaaaacaaatatgtatTGGAGGAGAACATTAAGCCCAGAATATGTGCAATTTCTTCCCCTTACAGTTGCGCATGTAATCCAGTAGAGAGTAATTTTGAAACACTTTCTCAGGGTTGCAGTAGCCCTGAGTCTGGATTTGGTAGTGAACATCAGTATAGTCCATATAACGTTCAAAATCATAGCACTGACGCAACATATCacgaaaataaagaaaaacataaagATATTAACGAAGAAAATTTCAACACACCGCCACGTGAAGACCTTCAGATTATATGTGTAAAAAGTTTGGCCTTGTCATCAAAACTTGAAATTCCTAATGCGTCAGCTGCAAGTGTACTCAACAGAAGAACAGACGAAACAAAACCGGAAGTTAGCGTGACTATTGAAACACCTTTGGAGAATTGTAAACGTCTTTGCATACGAGTTCAGGGAGGGAAACGGGTATTAAATTTGAATTCTAATTTCATTGGTGACAAGTCAAAATCAGAGGAAATATATAAAAACCATGCAAGCTTCACCAACTTGCAAGGTCATACTGTTCCTTTTAGTGGGTTGCCAGCGCTTGTTCACAGACACGTTTTGTTATCTTTAAGTCATCATGctgcaaaaacttttgttcTAGATTTACTCTCAGCAGACACTGAAAATATATCTTCGTATCCTGAAAAACCTTTGGTTTCAACAATACCGAGTTTAACGAAACCTACTAACACCGCTGGTGCAGAGGCAGTTCGGAAATCCAGTCGGCTTAGACGATGTAAAACAGAACCTAACTTTGTGTCGAAGATATCTGTCAAAGTTGCAAGTAAAGAGATTGATACAAGTGGAAGCAAATCCCTAGACGTTATTTCACCTGACGCTATTGCCGCAGACAATGTTATAGCAACGAAGCGATGTCGTTTTTCGTCAAGCGCTACCACCTCTACAACAACATGCACCGAAAATGTTCAACTGGTTCCAAAATCACCAAACGAAAAACTGGACAGAATCAAACGTCTGAAGGAGATCTTACGAAAGCGAGAAGAAGATTTAGAAAAAATGCGTAAGAACTGCGGTTTTATTAGCTAG
- the LOC143462183 gene encoding small ribosomal subunit protein eS25-like encodes IIAFQPPKQQQKGGKTSQKAGKPSGSGKAKKKKWSKGKVRDKLNNLVLFDKGTYDKLYKEVPNYKLITPAVVSERLKIRGSLARKALIELLGKGLIKQVTKHSSQVIYTRATSEA; translated from the exons ATTATTGCATTTCAGCCACCAAAGCAACAGCAGAAAGGAGGTAAAACTTCCCAGAAAGCCGGCAAACCATCCGGCTCTGGGAAGGCCAAAAAGAAGAAGTGGTCCAAAGGAAAAGTGCGTGACAAATTAAACaatcttgttttatttgacaAAGGAACATATGATAAGCTTTATAAAGAG GTCCCAAACTATAAGCTCATCACACCAGCGGTTGTGTCTGAAAGACTGAAGATCCGTGGTTCACTTGCACGGAAGGCTCTTATTGAGCTCTTAGGAAAAG GGCTCATCAAACAAGTCACCAAACACAGTTCTCAA GTTATTTATACTAGAGCAACTTCAGAAGCGTGA